A region from the Triticum urartu cultivar G1812 chromosome 1, Tu2.1, whole genome shotgun sequence genome encodes:
- the LOC125545318 gene encoding putative protein ABIL2 isoform X2, which translates to MVEAAGPLRRRGGTMEEVQMEEAFIFSETIKVGSSFKLCPCLSIFPCNLKTLLGHFHISNNLTLSMQDLKALRPQLYSAAEYFELAYTQEGRKQAVMSNLKEYAVKALVNTVDHLGSVSFKVSSLVDQRFDEVAEANLRVSCIQQRAQAIHACVNREGLTQQSLSIAAPKYHKRYILPGDGSVPNAVPNFSEMNKVKSRTAQMHQAFRGKDLQSMKNGGRVLDILNLILTWNAYVLAAAASAAQTKNKYKQASFRKLRSIARAPSQSARSSSPAQHPRFVPPSDTAIPTKRDKRSDSPIYLTTPLTRSGSLSKKSSLLKTSSVRVQTTSDPKRLAPLRSYTDRYNDDSMESEQTLKKGKKFLKSLLSRRKSGKEEPLQDSVP; encoded by the exons ATGGTGGAAGCGGCGGGGCCTCTCCGGAGAAGAGGCGGCACCATGGAGGAGGTGCAGATGGAGGAGGCATTCATCTTCTCTGAAACCATCAAGGTCGGTTCATCCTTCAAATTATGCCCGTGCTTATCGATCTTCCCCTGCAATCTCAAGACTCTGCTTGGGCATTTTCACATCAGCAAcaatctcactctctctatgcaGGATCTCAAGGCTCTGCGGCCGCAGCTGTATTCCGCAGCAGAGTATTTCGAGCTGGCCTACACACAGGAAGGCCGAAAGCAGGC GGTGATGAGTAACCTCAAGGAATACGCTGTGAAGGCCCTGGTCAACACTGTAGATCACCTAGGGTCCGTATCCTTCAAAGTCTCCAGCCTTGTCGATCAAAGGTTCGACGAGGTGGCCGAAGCCAACCTGCGGGTCTCCTGCATCCAGCAG AGAGCTCAGGCGATCCACGCATGCGTGAACAGAGAAGGCCTGACGCAGCAATCCTTGTCGATCGCCGCTCCAAAGTATCACAAGAGGTACATCTTACCAG GAGATGGTTCAGTTCCCAATGCCGTGCCGAACTTCAGCGAGATGAATAAGGTCAAGAGCAGGACTGCGCAGATGCATCAGGCCTTCCGTGGTAAGGATCTGCAATCCATGAAAAATGGCGGACGTGTGTTGGATATCTTGAACTTGATTTTGACCTGGAATGCCTACGTGTTGGCAGCAGCAGCATCTGCAGCTCAAACAAAAAACAAATACAAGCAAGCTTCATTCCG CAAGCTCCGGTCGATTGCCCGTGCACCTTCTCAGAGCGCACGTTCATCCTCTCCAGCACAGCATCCGCGCTTCGTGCCGCCTTCTGATACTGCAATACCCACCAAAAGAG ATAAAAGATCGGATTCACCAATTTATTTGACAACTCCACTCACAAGGTCTGGGTCACTCTCAAAGAAGTCATCCTTGCTCAAGACATCAAGTGTCAGGGTCCAG ACAACTTCAGATCCCAAGAGATTGGCACCGCTGCGGTCATACACTGACAGGTACAATGATGATTCCATGGAAAGCGAGCAGACTCTGAAGAAGGGCAAGAAGTTCCTCAAGTCTCTGCTCAGTAGGCGCAAGTCTGGAAAAGAAGAACCACTGCAGGATAGTGTTCCTTAG
- the LOC125545318 gene encoding putative protein ABIL2 isoform X1, whose product MVEAAGPLRRRGGTMEEVQMEEAFIFSETIKVGSSFKLCPCLSIFPCNLKTLLGHFHISNNLTLSMQDLKALRPQLYSAAEYFELAYTQEGRKQAVMSNLKEYAVKALVNTVDHLGSVSFKVSSLVDQRFDEVAEANLRVSCIQQRAQAIHACVNREGLTQQSLSIAAPKYHKRYILPGDGSVPNAVPNFSEMNKVKSRTAQMHQAFRGKDLQSMKNGGRVLDILNLILTWNAYVLAAAASAAQTKNKYKQASFRKLRSIARAPSQSARSSSPAQHPRFVPPSDTAIPTKRDKRSDSPIYLTTPLTRSGSLSKKSSLLKTSSVRVQMQTTSDPKRLAPLRSYTDRYNDDSMESEQTLKKGKKFLKSLLSRRKSGKEEPLQDSVP is encoded by the exons ATGGTGGAAGCGGCGGGGCCTCTCCGGAGAAGAGGCGGCACCATGGAGGAGGTGCAGATGGAGGAGGCATTCATCTTCTCTGAAACCATCAAGGTCGGTTCATCCTTCAAATTATGCCCGTGCTTATCGATCTTCCCCTGCAATCTCAAGACTCTGCTTGGGCATTTTCACATCAGCAAcaatctcactctctctatgcaGGATCTCAAGGCTCTGCGGCCGCAGCTGTATTCCGCAGCAGAGTATTTCGAGCTGGCCTACACACAGGAAGGCCGAAAGCAGGC GGTGATGAGTAACCTCAAGGAATACGCTGTGAAGGCCCTGGTCAACACTGTAGATCACCTAGGGTCCGTATCCTTCAAAGTCTCCAGCCTTGTCGATCAAAGGTTCGACGAGGTGGCCGAAGCCAACCTGCGGGTCTCCTGCATCCAGCAG AGAGCTCAGGCGATCCACGCATGCGTGAACAGAGAAGGCCTGACGCAGCAATCCTTGTCGATCGCCGCTCCAAAGTATCACAAGAGGTACATCTTACCAG GAGATGGTTCAGTTCCCAATGCCGTGCCGAACTTCAGCGAGATGAATAAGGTCAAGAGCAGGACTGCGCAGATGCATCAGGCCTTCCGTGGTAAGGATCTGCAATCCATGAAAAATGGCGGACGTGTGTTGGATATCTTGAACTTGATTTTGACCTGGAATGCCTACGTGTTGGCAGCAGCAGCATCTGCAGCTCAAACAAAAAACAAATACAAGCAAGCTTCATTCCG CAAGCTCCGGTCGATTGCCCGTGCACCTTCTCAGAGCGCACGTTCATCCTCTCCAGCACAGCATCCGCGCTTCGTGCCGCCTTCTGATACTGCAATACCCACCAAAAGAG ATAAAAGATCGGATTCACCAATTTATTTGACAACTCCACTCACAAGGTCTGGGTCACTCTCAAAGAAGTCATCCTTGCTCAAGACATCAAGTGTCAGGGTCCAG ATGCAGACAACTTCAGATCCCAAGAGATTGGCACCGCTGCGGTCATACACTGACAGGTACAATGATGATTCCATGGAAAGCGAGCAGACTCTGAAGAAGGGCAAGAAGTTCCTCAAGTCTCTGCTCAGTAGGCGCAAGTCTGGAAAAGAAGAACCACTGCAGGATAGTGTTCCTTAG
- the LOC125545318 gene encoding putative protein ABIL2 isoform X7 yields MVEAAGPLRRRGGTMEEVQMEEAFIFSETIKDLKALRPQLYSAAEYFELAYTQEGRKQAVMSNLKEYAVKALVNTVDHLGSVSFKVSSLVDQRFDEVAEANLRVSCIQQRAQAIHACVNREGLTQQSLSIAAPKYHKRYILPGDGSVPNAVPNFSEMNKVKSRTAQMHQAFRGKDLQSMKNGGRVLDILNLILTWNAYVLAAAASAAQTKNKYKQASFRKLRSIARAPSQSARSSSPAQHPRFVPPSDTAIPTKRDKRSDSPIYLTTPLTRSGSLSKKSSLLKTSSVRVQTTSDPKRLAPLRSYTDRYNDDSMESEQTLKKGKKFLKSLLSRRKSGKEEPLQDSVP; encoded by the exons ATGGTGGAAGCGGCGGGGCCTCTCCGGAGAAGAGGCGGCACCATGGAGGAGGTGCAGATGGAGGAGGCATTCATCTTCTCTGAAACCATCAAG GATCTCAAGGCTCTGCGGCCGCAGCTGTATTCCGCAGCAGAGTATTTCGAGCTGGCCTACACACAGGAAGGCCGAAAGCAGGC GGTGATGAGTAACCTCAAGGAATACGCTGTGAAGGCCCTGGTCAACACTGTAGATCACCTAGGGTCCGTATCCTTCAAAGTCTCCAGCCTTGTCGATCAAAGGTTCGACGAGGTGGCCGAAGCCAACCTGCGGGTCTCCTGCATCCAGCAG AGAGCTCAGGCGATCCACGCATGCGTGAACAGAGAAGGCCTGACGCAGCAATCCTTGTCGATCGCCGCTCCAAAGTATCACAAGAGGTACATCTTACCAG GAGATGGTTCAGTTCCCAATGCCGTGCCGAACTTCAGCGAGATGAATAAGGTCAAGAGCAGGACTGCGCAGATGCATCAGGCCTTCCGTGGTAAGGATCTGCAATCCATGAAAAATGGCGGACGTGTGTTGGATATCTTGAACTTGATTTTGACCTGGAATGCCTACGTGTTGGCAGCAGCAGCATCTGCAGCTCAAACAAAAAACAAATACAAGCAAGCTTCATTCCG CAAGCTCCGGTCGATTGCCCGTGCACCTTCTCAGAGCGCACGTTCATCCTCTCCAGCACAGCATCCGCGCTTCGTGCCGCCTTCTGATACTGCAATACCCACCAAAAGAG ATAAAAGATCGGATTCACCAATTTATTTGACAACTCCACTCACAAGGTCTGGGTCACTCTCAAAGAAGTCATCCTTGCTCAAGACATCAAGTGTCAGGGTCCAG ACAACTTCAGATCCCAAGAGATTGGCACCGCTGCGGTCATACACTGACAGGTACAATGATGATTCCATGGAAAGCGAGCAGACTCTGAAGAAGGGCAAGAAGTTCCTCAAGTCTCTGCTCAGTAGGCGCAAGTCTGGAAAAGAAGAACCACTGCAGGATAGTGTTCCTTAG
- the LOC125545318 gene encoding putative protein ABIL2 isoform X6: MVEAAGPLRRRGGTMEEVQMEEAFIFSETIKDLKALRPQLYSAAEYFELAYTQEGRKQAVMSNLKEYAVKALVNTVDHLGSVSFKVSSLVDQRFDEVAEANLRVSCIQQRAQAIHACVNREGLTQQSLSIAAPKYHKRYILPGDGSVPNAVPNFSEMNKVKSRTAQMHQAFRGKDLQSMKNGGRVLDILNLILTWNAYVLAAAASAAQTKNKYKQASFRKLRSIARAPSQSARSSSPAQHPRFVPPSDTAIPTKRDKRSDSPIYLTTPLTRSGSLSKKSSLLKTSSVRVQMQTTSDPKRLAPLRSYTDRYNDDSMESEQTLKKGKKFLKSLLSRRKSGKEEPLQDSVP; this comes from the exons ATGGTGGAAGCGGCGGGGCCTCTCCGGAGAAGAGGCGGCACCATGGAGGAGGTGCAGATGGAGGAGGCATTCATCTTCTCTGAAACCATCAAG GATCTCAAGGCTCTGCGGCCGCAGCTGTATTCCGCAGCAGAGTATTTCGAGCTGGCCTACACACAGGAAGGCCGAAAGCAGGC GGTGATGAGTAACCTCAAGGAATACGCTGTGAAGGCCCTGGTCAACACTGTAGATCACCTAGGGTCCGTATCCTTCAAAGTCTCCAGCCTTGTCGATCAAAGGTTCGACGAGGTGGCCGAAGCCAACCTGCGGGTCTCCTGCATCCAGCAG AGAGCTCAGGCGATCCACGCATGCGTGAACAGAGAAGGCCTGACGCAGCAATCCTTGTCGATCGCCGCTCCAAAGTATCACAAGAGGTACATCTTACCAG GAGATGGTTCAGTTCCCAATGCCGTGCCGAACTTCAGCGAGATGAATAAGGTCAAGAGCAGGACTGCGCAGATGCATCAGGCCTTCCGTGGTAAGGATCTGCAATCCATGAAAAATGGCGGACGTGTGTTGGATATCTTGAACTTGATTTTGACCTGGAATGCCTACGTGTTGGCAGCAGCAGCATCTGCAGCTCAAACAAAAAACAAATACAAGCAAGCTTCATTCCG CAAGCTCCGGTCGATTGCCCGTGCACCTTCTCAGAGCGCACGTTCATCCTCTCCAGCACAGCATCCGCGCTTCGTGCCGCCTTCTGATACTGCAATACCCACCAAAAGAG ATAAAAGATCGGATTCACCAATTTATTTGACAACTCCACTCACAAGGTCTGGGTCACTCTCAAAGAAGTCATCCTTGCTCAAGACATCAAGTGTCAGGGTCCAG ATGCAGACAACTTCAGATCCCAAGAGATTGGCACCGCTGCGGTCATACACTGACAGGTACAATGATGATTCCATGGAAAGCGAGCAGACTCTGAAGAAGGGCAAGAAGTTCCTCAAGTCTCTGCTCAGTAGGCGCAAGTCTGGAAAAGAAGAACCACTGCAGGATAGTGTTCCTTAG
- the LOC125545318 gene encoding putative protein ABIL2 isoform X5: MVEAAGPLRRRGGTMEEVQMEEAFIFSETIKVGSSFKLCPCLSIFPCNLKTLLGHFHISNNLTLSMQDLKALRPQLYSAAEYFELAYTQEGRKQAVMSNLKEYAVKALVNTVDHLGSVSFKVSSLVDQRFDEVAEANLRVSCIQQRAQAIHACVNREGLTQQSLSIAAPKYHKRYILPGDGSVPNAVPNFSEMNKVKSRTAQMHQAFRAASAAQTKNKYKQASFRKLRSIARAPSQSARSSSPAQHPRFVPPSDTAIPTKRDKRSDSPIYLTTPLTRSGSLSKKSSLLKTSSVRVQMQTTSDPKRLAPLRSYTDRYNDDSMESEQTLKKGKKFLKSLLSRRKSGKEEPLQDSVP, from the exons ATGGTGGAAGCGGCGGGGCCTCTCCGGAGAAGAGGCGGCACCATGGAGGAGGTGCAGATGGAGGAGGCATTCATCTTCTCTGAAACCATCAAGGTCGGTTCATCCTTCAAATTATGCCCGTGCTTATCGATCTTCCCCTGCAATCTCAAGACTCTGCTTGGGCATTTTCACATCAGCAAcaatctcactctctctatgcaGGATCTCAAGGCTCTGCGGCCGCAGCTGTATTCCGCAGCAGAGTATTTCGAGCTGGCCTACACACAGGAAGGCCGAAAGCAGGC GGTGATGAGTAACCTCAAGGAATACGCTGTGAAGGCCCTGGTCAACACTGTAGATCACCTAGGGTCCGTATCCTTCAAAGTCTCCAGCCTTGTCGATCAAAGGTTCGACGAGGTGGCCGAAGCCAACCTGCGGGTCTCCTGCATCCAGCAG AGAGCTCAGGCGATCCACGCATGCGTGAACAGAGAAGGCCTGACGCAGCAATCCTTGTCGATCGCCGCTCCAAAGTATCACAAGAGGTACATCTTACCAG GAGATGGTTCAGTTCCCAATGCCGTGCCGAACTTCAGCGAGATGAATAAGGTCAAGAGCAGGACTGCGCAGATGCATCAGGCCTTCCGTG CAGCATCTGCAGCTCAAACAAAAAACAAATACAAGCAAGCTTCATTCCG CAAGCTCCGGTCGATTGCCCGTGCACCTTCTCAGAGCGCACGTTCATCCTCTCCAGCACAGCATCCGCGCTTCGTGCCGCCTTCTGATACTGCAATACCCACCAAAAGAG ATAAAAGATCGGATTCACCAATTTATTTGACAACTCCACTCACAAGGTCTGGGTCACTCTCAAAGAAGTCATCCTTGCTCAAGACATCAAGTGTCAGGGTCCAG ATGCAGACAACTTCAGATCCCAAGAGATTGGCACCGCTGCGGTCATACACTGACAGGTACAATGATGATTCCATGGAAAGCGAGCAGACTCTGAAGAAGGGCAAGAAGTTCCTCAAGTCTCTGCTCAGTAGGCGCAAGTCTGGAAAAGAAGAACCACTGCAGGATAGTGTTCCTTAG
- the LOC125545318 gene encoding putative protein ABIL2 isoform X4 yields the protein MVEAAGPLRRRGGTMEEVQMEEAFIFSETIKVGSSFKLCPCLSIFPCNLKTLLGHFHISNNLTLSMQDLKALRPQLYSAAEYFELAYTQEGRKQAVMSNLKEYAVKALVNTVDHLGSVSFKVSSLVDQRFDEVAEANLRVSCIQQRAQAIHACVNREGLTQQSLSIAAPKYHKRYILPGDGSVPNAVPNFSEMNKVKSRTAQMHQAFRAAASAAQTKNKYKQASFRKLRSIARAPSQSARSSSPAQHPRFVPPSDTAIPTKRDKRSDSPIYLTTPLTRSGSLSKKSSLLKTSSVRVQMQTTSDPKRLAPLRSYTDRYNDDSMESEQTLKKGKKFLKSLLSRRKSGKEEPLQDSVP from the exons ATGGTGGAAGCGGCGGGGCCTCTCCGGAGAAGAGGCGGCACCATGGAGGAGGTGCAGATGGAGGAGGCATTCATCTTCTCTGAAACCATCAAGGTCGGTTCATCCTTCAAATTATGCCCGTGCTTATCGATCTTCCCCTGCAATCTCAAGACTCTGCTTGGGCATTTTCACATCAGCAAcaatctcactctctctatgcaGGATCTCAAGGCTCTGCGGCCGCAGCTGTATTCCGCAGCAGAGTATTTCGAGCTGGCCTACACACAGGAAGGCCGAAAGCAGGC GGTGATGAGTAACCTCAAGGAATACGCTGTGAAGGCCCTGGTCAACACTGTAGATCACCTAGGGTCCGTATCCTTCAAAGTCTCCAGCCTTGTCGATCAAAGGTTCGACGAGGTGGCCGAAGCCAACCTGCGGGTCTCCTGCATCCAGCAG AGAGCTCAGGCGATCCACGCATGCGTGAACAGAGAAGGCCTGACGCAGCAATCCTTGTCGATCGCCGCTCCAAAGTATCACAAGAGGTACATCTTACCAG GAGATGGTTCAGTTCCCAATGCCGTGCCGAACTTCAGCGAGATGAATAAGGTCAAGAGCAGGACTGCGCAGATGCATCAGGCCTTCCGTG CAGCAGCATCTGCAGCTCAAACAAAAAACAAATACAAGCAAGCTTCATTCCG CAAGCTCCGGTCGATTGCCCGTGCACCTTCTCAGAGCGCACGTTCATCCTCTCCAGCACAGCATCCGCGCTTCGTGCCGCCTTCTGATACTGCAATACCCACCAAAAGAG ATAAAAGATCGGATTCACCAATTTATTTGACAACTCCACTCACAAGGTCTGGGTCACTCTCAAAGAAGTCATCCTTGCTCAAGACATCAAGTGTCAGGGTCCAG ATGCAGACAACTTCAGATCCCAAGAGATTGGCACCGCTGCGGTCATACACTGACAGGTACAATGATGATTCCATGGAAAGCGAGCAGACTCTGAAGAAGGGCAAGAAGTTCCTCAAGTCTCTGCTCAGTAGGCGCAAGTCTGGAAAAGAAGAACCACTGCAGGATAGTGTTCCTTAG
- the LOC125545318 gene encoding putative protein ABIL2 isoform X3 — protein sequence MVEAAGPLRRRGGTMEEVQMEEAFIFSETIKVGSSFKLCPCLSIFPCNLKTLLGHFHISNNLTLSMQDLKALRPQLYSAAEYFELAYTQEGRKQAVMSNLKEYAVKALVNTVDHLGSVSFKVSSLVDQRFDEVAEANLRVSCIQQRAQAIHACVNREGLTQQSLSIAAPKYHKRYILPGDGSVPNAVPNFSEMNKVKSRTAQMHQAFRAAAASAAQTKNKYKQASFRKLRSIARAPSQSARSSSPAQHPRFVPPSDTAIPTKRDKRSDSPIYLTTPLTRSGSLSKKSSLLKTSSVRVQMQTTSDPKRLAPLRSYTDRYNDDSMESEQTLKKGKKFLKSLLSRRKSGKEEPLQDSVP from the exons ATGGTGGAAGCGGCGGGGCCTCTCCGGAGAAGAGGCGGCACCATGGAGGAGGTGCAGATGGAGGAGGCATTCATCTTCTCTGAAACCATCAAGGTCGGTTCATCCTTCAAATTATGCCCGTGCTTATCGATCTTCCCCTGCAATCTCAAGACTCTGCTTGGGCATTTTCACATCAGCAAcaatctcactctctctatgcaGGATCTCAAGGCTCTGCGGCCGCAGCTGTATTCCGCAGCAGAGTATTTCGAGCTGGCCTACACACAGGAAGGCCGAAAGCAGGC GGTGATGAGTAACCTCAAGGAATACGCTGTGAAGGCCCTGGTCAACACTGTAGATCACCTAGGGTCCGTATCCTTCAAAGTCTCCAGCCTTGTCGATCAAAGGTTCGACGAGGTGGCCGAAGCCAACCTGCGGGTCTCCTGCATCCAGCAG AGAGCTCAGGCGATCCACGCATGCGTGAACAGAGAAGGCCTGACGCAGCAATCCTTGTCGATCGCCGCTCCAAAGTATCACAAGAGGTACATCTTACCAG GAGATGGTTCAGTTCCCAATGCCGTGCCGAACTTCAGCGAGATGAATAAGGTCAAGAGCAGGACTGCGCAGATGCATCAGGCCTTCCGTG CAGCAGCAGCATCTGCAGCTCAAACAAAAAACAAATACAAGCAAGCTTCATTCCG CAAGCTCCGGTCGATTGCCCGTGCACCTTCTCAGAGCGCACGTTCATCCTCTCCAGCACAGCATCCGCGCTTCGTGCCGCCTTCTGATACTGCAATACCCACCAAAAGAG ATAAAAGATCGGATTCACCAATTTATTTGACAACTCCACTCACAAGGTCTGGGTCACTCTCAAAGAAGTCATCCTTGCTCAAGACATCAAGTGTCAGGGTCCAG ATGCAGACAACTTCAGATCCCAAGAGATTGGCACCGCTGCGGTCATACACTGACAGGTACAATGATGATTCCATGGAAAGCGAGCAGACTCTGAAGAAGGGCAAGAAGTTCCTCAAGTCTCTGCTCAGTAGGCGCAAGTCTGGAAAAGAAGAACCACTGCAGGATAGTGTTCCTTAG
- the LOC125545366 gene encoding uncharacterized protein LOC125545366 codes for MRKGALTLYLLLLLTFASHGIPCAAAARSAMAEEDAAHHRLRPHQHETQGERMQTARKVGRMAGGSGEGSGRNTGGGAADTGPRRTKNGGTVARPASATSALALVFTATALLSTLSF; via the exons CTCTCTACCTCCTCCTCCTACTCACCTTTGCTTCCCATGGCATACCGTGTGCTGCAGCTGCAAGAAGCGCCATGGCCGAGGAGGATGCAGCTCATCATCGTCTGAGGCCTCATCAACATG AAACCCAAGGGGAGAGGATGCAAACTGCCAGGAAGGTTGGGCGCATGGCAGGTGGCTCTGGAGAAGGCAGCGGTAGGAACACTGGTGGTGGCGCCGCAGACACAGGGCCGCGCCGCACCAAGAACGGCGGCACTGTGGCACGGCCGGCTTCGGCGACCTCTGCTTTGGCGCTGGTTTTCACAGCTACCGCCCTTCTCTCCACGCTCAGCTTCTGA